The sequence ACGTGACCTGCAATACCGCATCCGTTAACGATGATTACATGATCACCTATCACACAGTCATGTGCAATATGAGAAGTCGCCATAATCAGACAGTTACTGCCAATTTTAGTATAACCTAAAGCTTTTGTCCCTCTGTTTACGGTAACACATTCTCTAATCGTTGTATCATCACCGATGATGGTCTGCGTATCTTCACCATCAAATTTCAGATCCTGAGGAATAGCGGAAATTACCGTTCCAGGAAAAATCCTGCAGTTTTTTCCGATTCTCGCACCATCCATGATGGTTACGTTAGATCCAATCCAAGTACCTTCACCTATTTCCACATCACCTGCAATGGTTGTAAATGGTTCTACAATTACATTTTTACTGATTTTTGCACGTTTATCAACGGCGGCTAATTGATGAATCATTTACTCAACTTTATTTTTTGCAACCTGAGCCATAAGCTCAGCTTCTACTGCTATCGTGTCACCAACATATCCGTAACCCTGCATGTGCACGATACCTCTTCTGATTGGTTCAATCAATTCAATTTTGAAAATCATAGTATCACCAGGAACTACTTTTCTCTTGAATTTTACTTTATCCATTTTGATGAAGTAAGTAGAATAGTTTTCAGGATCCGGCACACTTGCTAAAACCAAAATACCACCTGTCTGCGCCATAGCTTCAACTTGTAAAACTCCAGGCATTACAGGCTCTTTCGGGAAGTGACCCACGAAGAAAGGCTCGTTCATCGTCACATTCTTTAAACCTACCACATGAGAATCTGATAACTCAAGAATCTTGTCAATCAATAAAAACGGCGGTCTGTGAGGCATCAACTTCATAATTCCGTTAATGTCAAAAACAGGTTCTTTATTTAAGTCAAAATCAGGAACGTTTTTCTTTTTTGTAATTTCCAATGACGGTTCAGTTTTTTAGCAAACTGAGTATTTACAAAATGTCCTGGTTTATTGGCAATAATTTTACCTTTAATTTTTACTCCACATAAAGCTAAATCACCAATTACATCAAGCAATTTGTGTCTTGCAGCTTCATTTGGAAAGTTTAAAGTTAAATTATCAAGAATTCCGTTGGGTCTGATCGCAACGTGATCTTTACCAAAGGCTTTCTTTAATTTCTCTGTTGTTTCAGCAGTGAGATCTTTATCAACATATACAATGGCATTAGAAATATCTCCTCCTTTGATCAAACCGTGATCAAGAAGCATTTCCAATTCATGTAAAAAGCTGAATGTTCTTGCCGAAGAAATTTCTTCTTTAAACTCTGAAATATTTTTTATGGTAGCATTCTGAGTTCCTAAAACTTTAGTCCCAAAATCTACCATGGTTGTAATCTCGTAATTATCTGAAGGGATAATTGTAATCTCAGAACCGGTGGCAGGATCGCTGTAACTTAGAACTTCTTTCACTACCAAATATTCTCTGGCAAGTTTTTGCTCCACAATTCCTACGCTTTCAATTGCTTCTACAAAAAATTTAGAAGAACCATCTAAAATTGGAGGTTCTGAAGCATCCATCTCTAAATAAGCATTGTCGATATCGCAGCCTACTAATGCCGCTAAAAGATGCTCGCAAGTGTTGATTTTTACGCCTAATTTCTCAAGAGTTGTCCCTCTTTCAGTAGCTACAACATAGTTTACATCAGCCTCGACCTGAGGGTGACCCTCAAGATCTGTTCTTACGAAGATGAAACCTGTATTTTCTTTAGCAGGTTTGATGGTCAATTTTACTTCTTTACCAGTATGAAGGCCAATTCCGGATAGAGTAACCTCTTCCTGAAGTGTTTTTTGCATATCACTCATTAGTCTGATCTTTTGAGTTATTCTCAAGATTATTTATTCGTTTTACGAGCTCAGGAAGATTCCTGAAATGAACGTAACTTCTAAGATAGTCGTTATAACTGATTGCCGGCGAACCGTAAACCGTTTCTTTATCATTCACATGAGAATTCACACCACTCTGTGCCTGAATTTTCACCTGATTTCCAATTTTAATATGTCCTACGATACCAACCTGACCGCCAATCTGATTCCAATCGCCAACAATTGTAGATCCTGCGATACCAGTTTGTGAAGCGATTACGTTGTTCTGACCAATTTTTACATTGTGCGCAATTTGAATCAAATTATCAATTTTAGTTCCTTTACCGATTACCGTTGAGCCAATTGTCGCTCTGTCGATGCTGCAGTTTGAACCAATTTCAACATCATCCTCAATGATTACATTCCCCAACTGAGGAATTTTTTTGAAACCTTCAGGAGTCGGCTGAAAACCAAAACCATCACCACCAATCACTGTATTGGAATGAATGACACAATTATCTCCAATAATGCAATAATCGTAAATTCTTGCACCACTGTCAATTTTACAGTTTTTACCGATCTTCACTCCTTTTCCGATATAAACCTGAGGATAAATCTGTGATCCTTCCCCGATTTTGGCTTTCTCAGAAACATAAGTAAATGCTCCAACATAAGCTTTATCACCTACCACTGCGGTATCGTGAATAGAAGCACCGTCTTCAACACCTTCTTTTCTTCCCTGCATTTCCTGATATAAATTCATCAGAACCTGAAAAGAAAGATAGGCATCTTTCACAGCAATGATCGTCTGGTCGTAACTTTCTTTGGTTAAAATATTTTCCGATACGATAAGAACGGAGCAATTTGAAGTATCTAAATAGTGCGAAAAACGTTCTTGGGCAATAAAAGAAAGATGCCCTGCTTCCCCACTTTCAATAGGCGAAACTCCTGTTATAAGTGCATTTTCGTCACCTATAATTTTTCCGTCAATAAAACTCGCAATTTGCGAAGCTGTGAATTCCATATTCTGCAAAGATAACAAATTCTATTATTCACCAACATTTTTTAGTTTGAGGAATACAGATTTTAATATTCTTTAAGAAATTTAAATTCTTTAATGTCTTGGAAAAGTAAGGATGTATCGTGTTGTTTTATTAGTAATCAAACCAGATAAAAGCTGATCTTCTGATTCGTCTAGTCTTAATATTTTTCCGCTTTTCTGTAATAAAAATATTGGCTGTTTATCAGTATTATAAGGCAACAAGCTACGCTCAATCTCGTGTATAAGTTCGTGAGCATTGTCTATTCCTAAAAACTCATTGGTGCTTTTTATTTTTTCTTTCACAAATTCCGGATCGAAAGGTTGTGAAGAAATAATCGTTTTCGGAAGGTTTCTCTGGATGACGCATTGACACCAATAAGAAAGAATGAAATCATCAGATTTTTGCCATAATTTCATAGCATGAATAATATCATTATCATCCATTTGGGTAAATCTTTGCACATCTTCATCGGTTTCCTCGCTTTTTTCACGATTGAGAAAGTATTTTAAATTCTCAGTTGCGGGCAAATCTATTCCTTGTGAAGCCAGATATTTAGCTCTTTGTAAAATTTTAACTAAAATAAACTCAGCCAAAGCCGATGTTTTATGATAATATACCTGCCAGTACATGAACATTCTTGCGGTAAGGAAATTCTCAATAGAATAAACACCTTTTGCGTCAATCACCAGCTCGTCTTCACACACATTCATCATTGAGATGATTCTTTGGGTATTTACATTTCCCTCAGAAACTCCTGTGAAAAAACTGTCTCTTTTCAAATAATCTAAACGGTCAACATCTAATTGTGAACTAATCAACTGATTAAAGAACTTTCTGTGATATTTTCCCTGAAACATTTCTATAGCCGTTGAGAGCTGCCCATTAAACTCATCATTTAATCTGTTCATTAATAATAACGAAAGATTTTCATGATGCCAATCATCCATCAACATATTTTCTAACGCATGAGAAAACGGACCGTGACCAATGTCGTGCATTAAAATTGCCAGCATCGCTCCTTTTTCCTCTTCTTCGGAAATCTGAATTCCTTTTTGCTTTAAAGTTTCCAAAGCGGTAAACATCAAGTGCATTGCACCCAACGCATGATGAAATCTAGTATGAGTCGCTCCGGGAAAAATTAAATTTAAAAGTCCGGTCTGTGAAATTCTTCTTAGTCTCTGAAAATAAGGATGTTCGATAATATCGAATAAGATTTCGTGAGGAATTTTAATAAAACCGTGTACAGGATCGTTGATAATTTTAAGCTTGTTCTGCATTGAAATAACTGTGATGAATGCAAAATTAAGGTATTAAACTTAATTCAGAGAAAATTGAGAAATTTAATCGAATGAATTTTTATTAATAATGCTTTTAAAACCGAAGATTTTAGATTATCTTCATACCACATATTTTATATTTAAAATCAAAAATATCTTTAACTAAGATTTAACTTTTAGGCGCACCAATTTGGCTTTTGTTAAAGGGTTTTGGTCGCAGTTTTGATACAATAACCATAGAAAAAATTAAACTTTTATGTCAGAAAAAATATTATGGATCGATGATGAAATAGATTTACTCAAACCTCATATCGTATTTTTAGAAAAGAAGGGTTACCATGTAACTCCCGTAAATAATGTGAACGAGGCTTTAGAATTGATAGATTCAGAAAAATTTGCATTGACGCTTATTGATGAAAATATGCCCGGAATTTCCGGTCTTGAAGCAATACCAATGATCAAAGAGAAAGACAGTTCTCTGAAAATCGTGATGGTTACGAAAAGTGAGGAAGAACACATCATGGAAGAAGCAATCGGATCTCAGATTGCAGATTACATTTTGAAACCTGTGAATCCTAACCAAATATTATTATCTCTAAAAAAGAATCTTCAGGAAGATAATCTTGTAGAGCAGAAAACTATTATTCAATATCAGCAGGAATTCAGAAACCTTTCTATGGAACTTTCTTATTTGAGGACGTACCAAGATTGGGCAGAATATTATAAAAAAATCGTCAATTGGGAATTGAAATTTGACAAAGTTGCTGACAATGAATTTGCAGATTTGCTGCAATCTCAAAAAGAAGAAGCCAATATTCAGTTCGCTAAATTCATTGAAAACAATTATGAAGATTGGTTGAATGGTGGTGATAAGCCATTGATGAGCCACACGTTGTTCAGAGATAAAGTAAAACCTGAGGTTGAAAAAGATAAAGTTCTTTTGTTGATGGTTGATAATTTAAGATACGATCAGTGGAAAGTCATTGAGCCTTTATTTACTAAATTTTACAATAAAGTATCTGAAGATTACTATTACAGTATTCTTCCTACAGCAACTCAATATGCAAGAAATTCATTTTTTGCGGGAATGCTTCCTTCAGAAATTGAAAAACGTTTTCCGGATAAATGGTTTAATGATAATGAAGACGGAAATAAAAATGAGTATGAGCGTGATTTCTTAGAAGATCAAATGAAAAGAATTGGTTTGAATTCTAAATCAATGAAATATCTGAAAGTTTTGAATGCCGATTTTGAGAAGAAAATCTATGAAGATTTTAATCAGCATAAAAACAACGATCTTTTAGTGATTGTTTACAACTTCATTGATATCTTATCTCACGCAAAAACAGACAATCATATTGTTGATCAGTTAATCAGAGATGATAAAACTTTCCGTTCGTTGACTTCGAATTGGTTTGAGAATTCATCTTTAATAAAGATTATTAAATTGGCTGCGGAAAGTGGATATAAATTAGTTATTACCACCGATCACGGTACCGTTTACGTTAAAAAACCAAGTCGTGTTGTCGGAGACAGAGAAACTTCAACCAACATCCGTTATAAAACAGGGAAAAGCTTGACGTATGACGAGAAAGATGTGTGGGCAGTTACGAATCCTGAAAAAATATTTTTACCTAAAGGAAATTTAAGTTCGAAATATATTTTTGCCAAAAACAATATCTTTCTAGCGTACCCGAAAAATTACAATCATTTTGTAAATTATTATAAGGAAACCTATCAGCACGGAGGAATTTCTTTAGAAGAATGTATTATTCCAATAAGTGTTTTGGAACCAAAATAGTTTTTTCATAGTTATAATTTTGGGCTCGGGCGGAAAAAATCTTCGATTTTTTCCGCCCGAGTTTTTTCGTTTTTAAATAAAGTACCCTTTTTTTTAACAGCAGAAGAATCAAAATATTTTTCAGCGATGAAAGTTTGTAATTTGTAAAATGAAGACCTTGCATTTTTGTAAGCTTTTGAAGTTCTTTTTTCAAGCATTTCTTTTGTTACTTTTGTGGTAATAAAATTTCATCTCTTTATATTCTATTTTTAATTATGAGATTAATCACCTACAACGTCAATGGAATAAGAGCCGCTTTTACAAAAGATTTCTTGGGTTGGCTGAAAACTGCAGATCCGGATATCATCTGCATTCAGGAAAGTAAAGCAGGCAATGATCAAATAGACATCGAAAGTCTTGAAAAAATCGGTTATCATAGCTATTGGCACTCAGCGGTACGAAAAGGCTACAGCGGAGTCGGAATTGCTTCTAAAACAAAACCTCATCACGTAGAATACGGCTGTGGAATTGAAAGCTATGACAATGAAGGAAGAATCATCCGTGCAGATTTTGACGGCTATTCTGTTATTTCAGTTTACGTTCCGTCAGCATCTAATATTGAAAGGCTGGAATTTAAAATGCAGTTCTGTCATGACTTTTTAGCATACATTAAAAATCTAAAGAAAGACATTCCGAATCTGATTATTTCTGGGGACTTTAATATCTGTCATGAAGCGATTGATATTCATAATCCGGTAGGCTTAAAAAATACTTCAGGATTTCTGCCTATGGAAAGAGAATGGATGACGAATTTCATTAACGAATGCGAATTGATAGACAGCTTCAGGTTTTTTAACCAGGAGCCGGACAATTACACTTGGTGGAGCTACAGGCAAAACTCGAGAGCCAATAATAAAGGATGGAGACTGGATTATAATTTTGCTTCATATTCTTTGAAAGATAAACTCTCACGAGCCGTTATATTAAAGGAAGCTGTACATTCTGACCATTGTCCTGCGATGATTGAAATAAACGTCTAAAAAACATTAAAGCCAGCTGAATCAGCTGGCTTTATTTAATTTTAAGAATCGTATTAAATTTAATCGACAATTTCGTACTCTACTGGGATGATACCTTTTTTGATTCCCCCAATTTCATCGAACGCAGCTTTAGACATATCTAATGCTCTTGATGAATGAAAAGGCCCTCTATCATTAATCGTTACAATTACCTCTTCTCCATTGTTCAAATTGGTTACCTTAATCTCGGTTCCAAAAGGAAGCGTTCTGTGCGCTGCGGTTAGTTTTGAATTATTAAAAATTTCTCCGCTTGCTGTTTTTCTACCATTAAACTTGTCGTGGTAGTACGACGCATAACTTGTTTTCTTCGCATCTTCGGCATCATTCTTGAAAGAATAGATACCTAGTGTTGAAATCATCATTATGATTACGAGAATGAATCTTTTCATCATTTTGAACTTTTTTTTGTTTGACAAGGCAAAAGTATAGTGAAACTTCTTACTCACCTATTTTAAATGTTAACAAGTCTTAAATAAAAGTTAAAAATATCTTAAATCAGATTCTAACTGCCTATTATCAGGGCATTTAAGTAGCTATGTTAAAAAACGTTAAAATTAGAAGCTAAAAGTTAACGGATTTAACTGCTTTAAGGTCACTTAAAGGCAGATTTAGCTTGCAACATTTTAAAAATCAATTAATTAAAAAATTGTGATTTTACTAAAATCTACTTGTAACTAATCAAAAAATCCAACTACTTGTTGATGAAAAAGCATCATGGAAAAATTGAAAAACAACAAAATATTACTCATTTTAATTTTGGCTGTACTCCTAATCTCAATATTTTCTGCAGGAAAAGAATTTGGGGAATATCTACATCAACGCTTTAATTAATAATTTTTCACTCTTTTATAACATCGAATTGCAACAGCCCGACCTGAGTGGAGCTCTTTTTGCAAATTACAGCAAGGATAAAGCTTCGGAAATTTGCAAAAAAGCGGGAACGGAGGGCGGAAAAGCTGCCAAAATAAAAAAAGAGTATTTGAAAAACATTTAAAACAAAAAACCAATGACTGAATCATTGGTTTTCATTTTTTATCTTATTTTACTTTACACAAGTTCACCGTACAAATCAAATTCCTCTGCGGAAGTAATCTTTACATTGGCAAAATCTCCGATTGAGATATATGTATTTTCTGCAGGAACCAAAACCGTATTGTCTACGTCAGGCGAATCGTATTCTGTTCTGCCCACAAAGTAATTCCCTTCTTTTCTATCAAAAACACATTTGTAAATTTCGCCGATTTTCGTTTGATTTTTCTCCCAAGAAATCTGTGACTGCAACTCCATAATCTCTTCTACTCTTGCTTCTTTCACTTCTTGCGGAATATCGTCTTCTAAAACGTAAGCTCCTGTATTTTCTTCATGAGAATAAGTAAAGCATCCCAATCTGTCGAATTTCTGTGTTCTCACCCACTCTTTCAGCTCTTGGAATCTTTCTTCAGTTTCACCCGGATAACCTACGATTAAAGTTGTTCTAATCGCCATATCCGGAACTTTCTCTCTGAATTTATCTAATAAAGCGTTTGTTTTTTCGTGTGTTGTCCCACGTTTCATCGATTTCAACAAATCTGAATTGATGTGCTGTAGCGGGATGTCTATATAATTACAAACTTTCGGCTCTTCTCTGATGATATCTAAAACATCCTCCGGGAAACCACTCGGGAAAGCATAATGCAGACGAATCCACTCGATTCCTTCTACTTTTACCAATTCTTTCAAAAGTCCGCCCAAAGCTCTCTTCTTATATATATCTAAACCGTAATAGGTCAAATCCTGAGCAATTAAGATTAACTCTTTTACCCCAACTTTAGCTAATTTTTGAGATTCTTTCACCAATTTCTCGATTGGTGTAGAAATGTGACCACCTCTCATCAAAGGAATTGCACAGAACGAACAAGGTCTGTCGCAGCCTTCGGAAATTTTAAGATAAGCATAATGTTTTGGTGTGGTTGTCAATCGCTCTCCTACCAACTCATGCTTGTAATCTGCCCCTAAATGCTTCAGTAAAATCGGTAAATCTCTTGTTCCGAAATACTGATCAACATCAGGAATTTCTTTTATCAAATCTGGTTTGTATCTCTCAGAAAGACAGCCTGTAACGAAAACTTTTTCTACTTCACCTCTGTTTTTCGCCTCAACATACTCAAGAATGGTGTTGATTGATTCTTCTTTTGCGTTATCAATAAATCCGCAGGTATTGATAACCACAATATCGCCTTTATCTTCATGCACCACCTCTTTTCCGTTGGCTTTAAGCTGGCTCATCAAAACTTCTGAATCGTAAACGTTCTTGGAACAACCAAGGGTTACAATATTTATTTTCTTCTTTCCTACAGATTTTGTACGCATCTTTCTATTTTGAGTGTGCAAAGATACAAAATATAACTCTGTATCTTAAACATATAAAAACCACTTAAAAATAAGTGGTTATGAATTTAATTTTTAAAAATTGCCTTCAGAAAAAGTGGGAAGTTGGCTGTCTTTTTCAGACAATTGGATGACATCTTCGGGAAGCTTCCAATCGATGTTTAAATCTTTATCATTCCAGATTACGCTTCCTTCTGATTCTTTATTATAAAAGTTATCACATTTATAAGCAAAAATTGCAGTTTCGCTTAAAACAGAAAAACCATGTCCGAAACCTCTTGGTACATATAGTTGTAATTTGTTTTCCGGTGTTAATTCAACCCCGAACCATTTTCCAAAAGTTGGAGAATCTCTACGTAAATCTACAGCGACATCAAACACTCTGCCTTCTAAACATGATACTAATTTTGCCTGAGCATGTTCGCCTTTTTGCAAATGTAAGCCACGCAAAACTCCATAAGAAGACTTTGAGATATTATCTTGTACGAAATGACCATTCATTCCGGTCAATTCTTCGAATTTTTGTTCGTTGTATTTTTCGAAAAAATAACCTCTGTCGTCTTCGAAGATTGTCGGTTCAATGATGTAACAATCTTTAAGTGGTGTTTCTTTTATTTTCATAGATGTGTAATGTTATAGATTGTATTGTTTTTTTAAACTCCATTTTAAAGCTAAATAAACTCCGCCAATCGGAACAAAAATGATTAAAATAAGAGCCCAAATAGGAAGTTGTGAATTTATTAAAAATATATTGATTAACACTTGAAAAACAGCATAAACCGAACTAATAATCAAATGAGACACTTTTTTTTCGTTGGCAAAAAGCTGATATAAATGTCTTCTGTGTGCCTCAAAAATATTTTCTTTCAATAGTAGTCTCTCAATGATGGTCAGAACCACTTCCATTCCGTAAATTGATAACAACAAAATATATTTATAATCTTGGGTCTTCATAATCAGCAAAGTGATAAGACCAATTACCCAAAAGCCCATTCCCATACTTCCGATGTCTCCTGCAAAGCATTTTGCTTTTTTTCTGAAATTAAAAAACAAGAAAACCAAAGAAGCTAAAATGGGATAAATAATGAAATCATTTTCTGTGAAAATTACTACTTCTTTATTAATATAAAGTAATGCCGCCAAGGTGACTAAACTGTATGTCCCACCCATTCCATTAATACCATCCATAAAGTTATAGGCATTTAAAGTACCAATAATAAGAATAAATAGTATTGGCCAAACCCAATATGGCATTAAGCTAAAAGCTCCTGTAAAATACAAGAGTAAAATTACAGAAATTAAGTGAACTGATAACCTAATTCTGTTTGACAATGGTTTGATATCATCAATAAAACTTACTGTGCAGATTGCCAATAAGCCTAAACCAAACGACCAATAATGATCTATAGTATCATTTAAATTAAATAGACAAAAAAGAATGAATGAGATAGGAAAAATAATTCCACCTCCACGTAAAGTGATTTGTGTGTGTGCACTTCGGTGGTTTGGTTTGTCAATAATATTATATTTGTCGGCTATTTTGAAATAGACAAACATTGATATAAATAGAAAGGTTGTTATTATAAGATATATCATTACTATGATTGAAAGCTTTTAATTGTTTTTGTTAGCCCATCTTTCGCAGATATTGGAAGACTACTAATTTCTAAAGCTTTTTTAATTTTATCATTAGAAACCATGTAGCTTTCTGTTAGTTTTTTTAATCTTTCTGAGTTGAGTGGCAACTTTATCATATCTCCCAGCTTAGCGACACTAGAAATAAAGTTTGCTGAAAATTTCCACAATTTAGTTTTTTTGCCAGAAGCTTCCGCAATTATTTTTACAAGTTCATTGGTAGAGATAGAATCGTCATCGGCAAAATTATAAATTCCTGAAGGAATATTTTTATTGGATAATATTTTTCCAATTAAAAAGTTTAAATTATCAATACTTAAGAATGATCTTTTATTATCAAAAGCTGCCAAAGGCCATGGAATTCCTTTTTGAACAACTTTATACAAAAGATTTAGGTTTCCTTTGTTTCCGGGACCGTGAATCATACATGGACGGATAATGAAAAGTTTTTTTCCATCTGGCAATTTTTTTGAAAGCAAA comes from Chryseobacterium sp. 3008163 and encodes:
- a CDS encoding HD domain-containing protein, coding for MQNKLKIINDPVHGFIKIPHEILFDIIEHPYFQRLRRISQTGLLNLIFPGATHTRFHHALGAMHLMFTALETLKQKGIQISEEEEKGAMLAILMHDIGHGPFSHALENMLMDDWHHENLSLLLMNRLNDEFNGQLSTAIEMFQGKYHRKFFNQLISSQLDVDRLDYLKRDSFFTGVSEGNVNTQRIISMMNVCEDELVIDAKGVYSIENFLTARMFMYWQVYYHKTSALAEFILVKILQRAKYLASQGIDLPATENLKYFLNREKSEETDEDVQRFTQMDDNDIIHAMKLWQKSDDFILSYWCQCVIQRNLPKTIISSQPFDPEFVKEKIKSTNEFLGIDNAHELIHEIERSLLPYNTDKQPIFLLQKSGKILRLDESEDQLLSGLITNKTTRYILTFPRH
- a CDS encoding MraY family glycosyltransferase: MFVYFKIADKYNIIDKPNHRSAHTQITLRGGGIIFPISFILFCLFNLNDTIDHYWSFGLGLLAICTVSFIDDIKPLSNRIRLSVHLISVILLLYFTGAFSLMPYWVWPILFILIIGTLNAYNFMDGINGMGGTYSLVTLAALLYINKEVVIFTENDFIIYPILASLVFLFFNFRKKAKCFAGDIGSMGMGFWVIGLITLLIMKTQDYKYILLLSIYGMEVVLTIIERLLLKENIFEAHRRHLYQLFANEKKVSHLIISSVYAVFQVLINIFLINSQLPIWALILIIFVPIGGVYLALKWSLKKQYNL
- a CDS encoding bifunctional response regulator/alkaline phosphatase family protein, translated to MSEKILWIDDEIDLLKPHIVFLEKKGYHVTPVNNVNEALELIDSEKFALTLIDENMPGISGLEAIPMIKEKDSSLKIVMVTKSEEEHIMEEAIGSQIADYILKPVNPNQILLSLKKNLQEDNLVEQKTIIQYQQEFRNLSMELSYLRTYQDWAEYYKKIVNWELKFDKVADNEFADLLQSQKEEANIQFAKFIENNYEDWLNGGDKPLMSHTLFRDKVKPEVEKDKVLLLMVDNLRYDQWKVIEPLFTKFYNKVSEDYYYSILPTATQYARNSFFAGMLPSEIEKRFPDKWFNDNEDGNKNEYERDFLEDQMKRIGLNSKSMKYLKVLNADFEKKIYEDFNQHKNNDLLVIVYNFIDILSHAKTDNHIVDQLIRDDKTFRSLTSNWFENSSLIKIIKLAAESGYKLVITTDHGTVYVKKPSRVVGDRETSTNIRYKTGKSLTYDEKDVWAVTNPEKIFLPKGNLSSKYIFAKNNIFLAYPKNYNHFVNYYKETYQHGGISLEECIIPISVLEPK
- the rimO gene encoding 30S ribosomal protein S12 methylthiotransferase RimO yields the protein MRTKSVGKKKINIVTLGCSKNVYDSEVLMSQLKANGKEVVHEDKGDIVVINTCGFIDNAKEESINTILEYVEAKNRGEVEKVFVTGCLSERYKPDLIKEIPDVDQYFGTRDLPILLKHLGADYKHELVGERLTTTPKHYAYLKISEGCDRPCSFCAIPLMRGGHISTPIEKLVKESQKLAKVGVKELILIAQDLTYYGLDIYKKRALGGLLKELVKVEGIEWIRLHYAFPSGFPEDVLDIIREEPKVCNYIDIPLQHINSDLLKSMKRGTTHEKTNALLDKFREKVPDMAIRTTLIVGYPGETEERFQELKEWVRTQKFDRLGCFTYSHEENTGAYVLEDDIPQEVKEARVEEIMELQSQISWEKNQTKIGEIYKCVFDRKEGNYFVGRTEYDSPDVDNTVLVPAENTYISIGDFANVKITSAEEFDLYGELV
- a CDS encoding septal ring lytic transglycosylase RlpA family protein; translated protein: MMKRFILVIIMMISTLGIYSFKNDAEDAKKTSYASYYHDKFNGRKTASGEIFNNSKLTAAHRTLPFGTEIKVTNLNNGEEVIVTINDRGPFHSSRALDMSKAAFDEIGGIKKGIIPVEYEIVD
- a CDS encoding NAD-dependent epimerase/dehydratase family protein translates to MMIVITGISGFVGRNLSNYLRQYNCSVEGLCLRNNWKLNVNSNAIIHLAGKAHDTANTTADEEYFKVNRDLTIQLFDEFLNSNIKDFIYFSSVKATADTIEGILDEEHKSNPKTPYGKSKLEAEKYLLSKKLPDGKKLFIIRPCMIHGPGNKGNLNLLYKVVQKGIPWPLAAFDNKRSFLSIDNLNFLIGKILSNKNIPSGIYNFADDDSISTNELVKIIAEASGKKTKLWKFSANFISSVAKLGDMIKLPLNSERLKKLTESYMVSNDKIKKALEISSLPISAKDGLTKTIKSFQS
- a CDS encoding exodeoxyribonuclease III yields the protein MRLITYNVNGIRAAFTKDFLGWLKTADPDIICIQESKAGNDQIDIESLEKIGYHSYWHSAVRKGYSGVGIASKTKPHHVEYGCGIESYDNEGRIIRADFDGYSVISVYVPSASNIERLEFKMQFCHDFLAYIKNLKKDIPNLIISGDFNICHEAIDIHNPVGLKNTSGFLPMEREWMTNFINECELIDSFRFFNQEPDNYTWWSYRQNSRANNKGWRLDYNFASYSLKDKLSRAVILKEAVHSDHCPAMIEINV
- the rfbC gene encoding dTDP-4-dehydrorhamnose 3,5-epimerase; its protein translation is MKIKETPLKDCYIIEPTIFEDDRGYFFEKYNEQKFEELTGMNGHFVQDNISKSSYGVLRGLHLQKGEHAQAKLVSCLEGRVFDVAVDLRRDSPTFGKWFGVELTPENKLQLYVPRGFGHGFSVLSETAIFAYKCDNFYNKESEGSVIWNDKDLNIDWKLPEDVIQLSEKDSQLPTFSEGNF
- the lpxD gene encoding UDP-3-O-(3-hydroxymyristoyl)glucosamine N-acyltransferase — encoded protein: MEFTASQIASFIDGKIIGDENALITGVSPIESGEAGHLSFIAQERFSHYLDTSNCSVLIVSENILTKESYDQTIIAVKDAYLSFQVLMNLYQEMQGRKEGVEDGASIHDTAVVGDKAYVGAFTYVSEKAKIGEGSQIYPQVYIGKGVKIGKNCKIDSGARIYDYCIIGDNCVIHSNTVIGGDGFGFQPTPEGFKKIPQLGNVIIEDDVEIGSNCSIDRATIGSTVIGKGTKIDNLIQIAHNVKIGQNNVIASQTGIAGSTIVGDWNQIGGQVGIVGHIKIGNQVKIQAQSGVNSHVNDKETVYGSPAISYNDYLRSYVHFRNLPELVKRINNLENNSKDQTNE
- the lpxA gene encoding acyl-ACP--UDP-N-acetylglucosamine O-acyltransferase, coding for MIHQLAAVDKRAKISKNVIVEPFTTIAGDVEIGEGTWIGSNVTIMDGARIGKNCRIFPGTVISAIPQDLKFDGEDTQTIIGDDTTIRECVTVNRGTKALGYTKIGSNCLIMATSHIAHDCVIGDHVIIVNGCGIAGHVEIGDFTVMGGLSAVHQFGKIGKHVMISGGTLVRKDIPPYVKVAREPMSYAGINSVGLRRRGFTNDKIFEIQKIYRAIFQMKMNVSQAVSHIEKEMLPTAERDEILQFIQNSPRGIVKGYGTGKE